The following is a genomic window from Amycolatopsis sp. BJA-103.
GGCGCTCGGAGTGGCGGTGCTCGGCAGCATCGGCACCTTCGTGCAGCGCGGGCACGGCTTCACGCCGGGACTCGTCGTGGTCGCGGCGATCGGGGTGGTGGTGTTCCTCGGCCTCGCGGTCCTCGCCGGCCGACGGGCTTGAGCGCCCGGCTCGGCCCGGAGTGGTCTCCGGGCCGAGCCGTCTCGCGAGCTACTTCGTGCAGTGGATCCCGGCTTCACCGCGGTACATCACGAAACTGATCTTCACCGAGTACAGGTGGATGGTCACGCACTGATCGGGCGTGTACCCGTAAACCGACGCGTGATCGTAGGCCTGCTGCAGCGCCGTTCGCTTGGCCGACGCCGAGGTCTTCTCGACGGTCGTCCCGAGGAACGCACGGGTCTCCTGGACACTCTCCGAGGCGCTCGCCACCGTCGGCGCGAGTGTCATGAGTCCTGCGAGGACCGCGGCCCCCGCGCCACGGGCGATCATTCTGGTCATACTTCCCTCTCCTTGGGTTCTTCGGCGAGTGCTGCGTCAGCGCTGGCAGTAGAGCCAGACGGTCGCGCTGTAGTAGCTCGTGTGGGACCGGACGTCGGCACTGCGCCGGTAACACTGCGAGTCCAGCCAGCCCGTGTTGCGCGCGAAGGTGCGGGCGACGCGTTCCGCCGACGTGATGGCGTCCGACGGATACGGGCCGATGCCGGTGGCGTAGAAGTCCCCGGTCTCCACGGCGAGAGCCGGCGGCGCCGACACGGTCACCGCGGCCACCGCCAGGGCCGCTGCGATCAGCAATTTCTTCATGAGAACTCCCCCTCCAGGTCGTCAGCCAACATTGACCGACACCCCTCAGTCATTCATCTCAGCTAACGTGAGAGACGTTATGGGAGCTTCTTGACGGTTGTCAATCCCAGATGAACAGACAACCGGGTAGCGTTCATCTCAGCTAATGGAGGTGATGATGACCGAACCACGGGCAACGACGCTCACCGAACGGATCGACCGCCTCTTCCAGGTGGTCCGCCGGCCCAACGGTGAGCAGTACAGTCACGAGGAGGTGGCGCGGGCCTGCCGGGAGAGCACCGGGGAGTCGTTCTCCGCCGCCTATCTCTGGCAACTGCGGACAGGCCGCAGGGACAACCCGACCAAACGGCACCTCGAAGCGCTCGCGGGGTTCTTCCAGGTGCCGCCCGCGTACTTCTTCGACGACGAGCAGGGGAGAGCTCTTGCCGAAGAGGTCGAGTTGCTGGGAGCTTTGCGCAACGTCGCAGTACGGAACCTGGCGTTGCGTGCGGTGACGTTGTCCGAGGAGGGGCTCGGCACCGTGGCCGATATCGTCGAGGCGATCAAGCTGCGGGAGTCCAGGCGCAACCAGGGGGAGTAGCCAATGTTCGGCAGGAAGAGTGCGCTCTGGCGCAGATGTGAGCGGATCGCGTCCGCTGTGCGACTACCGGATCCGTTCGAGGTCACCACGTTGTTCGGTGAGGTCGCCGCGATGCGGGGGCGGCCCATCGAACTGGTGGCGCTCCAGGCTCGGCCGGGAGCGCCGTGCGGGGTGCTCGCGGCCACCGATCGAGCGGACTACGTCTTCTACACGCAGGACACGTCCCCCTTGCACCAGGTGCACATCCTGCTGCACGAACTCGGTCATCTGCTGTGCGGGCACGTCGAAGGCGAGGTACTGCCGGAGACGGTGGCCGCGCTGATCACGCCCAGTCTGTCGGTGGACCTGGTCCGCAGGGTGCTCGGCCGCACGACGTACGCGCAGGAGCAGGAGAAAGAGGCCGAACTCGTCGCGTCGTTGCTCATGCGCCGCGCCGTGGGCGCCGGGCCCGGATCCGATCGGCTGCGCCACGCTCTCGGCTCGTGATCAGCTACCTGTCCGCCGGGCTGCTGGCGCTGATCGGCCTCGCCCGGCTGGTGACGGT
Proteins encoded in this region:
- a CDS encoding ImmA/IrrE family metallo-endopeptidase, whose product is MFGRKSALWRRCERIASAVRLPDPFEVTTLFGEVAAMRGRPIELVALQARPGAPCGVLAATDRADYVFYTQDTSPLHQVHILLHELGHLLCGHVEGEVLPETVAALITPSLSVDLVRRVLGRTTYAQEQEKEAELVASLLMRRAVGAGPGSDRLRHALGS
- a CDS encoding helix-turn-helix domain-containing protein, with translation MMTEPRATTLTERIDRLFQVVRRPNGEQYSHEEVARACRESTGESFSAAYLWQLRTGRRDNPTKRHLEALAGFFQVPPAYFFDDEQGRALAEEVELLGALRNVAVRNLALRAVTLSEEGLGTVADIVEAIKLRESRRNQGE